A stretch of Lactuca sativa cultivar Salinas chromosome 6, Lsat_Salinas_v11, whole genome shotgun sequence DNA encodes these proteins:
- the LOC128126613 gene encoding lipid transfer protein EARLI 1-like, which translates to MLHCTLTPSHSSFTIIDKVFITDFGMASKSNVSVVLVIAFNLLFCIMVSGCATSDIPEPNLNPNQKPNTNPSSNPNPFPNTNQNPNPNTNTNNTPNPNPNSNPNTVPNTNPNTETCPRDALKLGVCANLLGGLVKVELGSPPVKPCCSLIQGLADLEAAVCLCTAIKANVLGINLNVPVSLSLLVNVCGGEVPNGFVCS; encoded by the coding sequence ATGCTCCATTGTACCCTTACTCCATCACACTCTTCCTTTACCATAATTGACAAAGTTTTCATAACCGATTTCGGCATGGCATCGAAGAGTAATGTGTCCGTTGTTCTGGTCATAGCTTTCAACCTTTTATTCTGCATCATGGTTAGTGGCTGTGCGACGTCCGACATACCAGAACCCAACCTCAATCCAAATCAAAAACCCAACACAAACCCAAGCAGCAACCCCAACCCCTTCCCTAACACTAACCAAAACCCCAACCCCAACACTAACACGAACAACACCCCCAACCCCAATCCCAACTCTAACCCGAACACAGTACCAAACACAAACCCAAATACAGAAACCTGCCCTAGAGACGCCTTGAAACTGGGGGTTTGTGCTAATCTTCTAGGGGGATTGGTCAAAGTTGAGTTAGGTTCACCACCGGTGAAGCCATGTTGCTCTCTTATCCAAGGACTTGCCGACCTTGAGGCTGCCGTCTGTTTGTGCACTGCAATCAAAGCCAACGTCCTAGGGATCAATCTTAATGTACCAGTATCTCTTAGCTTGCTCGTTAATGTCTGTGGCGGTGAAGTCCCAAATGGTTTTGTATGTTCCTAG